The following are from one region of the Desulfovibrio desulfuricans genome:
- a CDS encoding pyridoxamine 5'-phosphate oxidase family protein: protein MRKHNRECLDPAFFDEVFSTAEDLCLAMHDGEFPYVIPLNFVRQGNCIYVHCALEGHKLDCIRRNPNVAFTLYADVTIHREKSTTYYKSLCGTGRAVIVDDPAEKGLALDALAVRYAALCPTPTPDAALARTGVVRIDIVDLVGKRKLPK, encoded by the coding sequence ATGCGCAAACATAACCGCGAATGCCTTGATCCGGCATTTTTTGACGAAGTTTTTTCCACCGCCGAAGACCTCTGCCTTGCCATGCACGACGGGGAATTTCCCTATGTCATTCCGCTCAACTTTGTGCGCCAGGGCAACTGCATCTACGTCCACTGCGCCCTTGAAGGTCACAAGCTGGACTGTATCCGCCGCAACCCCAATGTGGCCTTTACCTTGTATGCGGATGTGACCATCCATAGGGAAAAGTCCACGACCTATTACAAATCGCTGTGCGGCACCGGACGCGCCGTGATTGTGGATGATCCGGCGGAAAAGGGCCTCGCCCTTGATGCCCTGGCAGTGCGCTACGCCGCCCTTTGCCCCACGCCCACGCCGGATGCGGCCCTTGCCCGCACGGGCGTGGTACGCATTGACATTGTGGATCTGGTGGGCAAGCGCAAACTGCCCAAGTAA
- a CDS encoding 4Fe-4S binding protein: MRGASRLIPLPSFLALLPAGAHFWRSGQPGLAAACLALALLAWGRAAWVRLLLLLVLPLLAARWIWAAAQFVQMRMFMGEPWHRLAVILLSVALLTALAALPLLRESARQRYHKGDTSVRTQLAALFLCLVLLLPVWLMKPQMLVIERFFPQWGSLQLALASIWAACAAGWLSGKKVPQVRMRLWRLFSLVFFAQLVLGLALESRFLLSGQLHLPVPGLIAAAPIYRGGGWFMLGLFTFSTLIAGAAWCSHLCYFGVWDASAAKSCAGGPHGLSAIKNSGSANTDSGNVAPPVPRRAPRWLPYLRLAMLGLTLAVPLLLRFSGAPLEAALACGLLLGLLAVPASLLVSRKAGYAAYCRGLCPLGLLAKWIGRITPWRVRRTGPCRRCMACVRVCRQDAMGDPMTTSGPNADCNLCRDCIAVCPQKALSITCYGMHGTQAWAGPTLIALLAALHAAFLAMARI; this comes from the coding sequence ATGCGCGGAGCTTCCCGCCTTATCCCCTTGCCTTCTTTTCTGGCCCTGCTGCCTGCTGGAGCGCACTTCTGGCGCAGCGGTCAGCCCGGCCTCGCCGCCGCCTGCCTTGCTCTGGCCCTGCTTGCCTGGGGCCGCGCCGCGTGGGTGCGCCTGCTGCTCCTGCTGGTGCTGCCCCTGCTGGCCGCCCGCTGGATATGGGCTGCGGCCCAGTTTGTGCAAATGCGCATGTTCATGGGCGAACCGTGGCACAGGCTGGCTGTTATCCTGCTGAGCGTTGCCCTGTTGACGGCGCTTGCCGCCCTGCCCCTGCTGCGCGAATCCGCGCGACAACGCTACCACAAGGGGGACACGAGCGTGCGCACCCAACTGGCCGCCCTGTTCCTTTGCCTTGTCCTGTTGCTGCCAGTCTGGCTTATGAAGCCGCAGATGCTGGTTATAGAACGGTTTTTCCCCCAATGGGGATCACTGCAACTTGCGCTGGCGAGCATCTGGGCGGCCTGCGCAGCCGGATGGCTGAGCGGCAAAAAGGTTCCGCAGGTCAGAATGCGCCTGTGGCGGCTTTTTTCACTGGTCTTTTTCGCCCAGCTTGTCCTTGGGCTCGCTCTGGAAAGCCGCTTTCTTCTCAGCGGGCAACTGCATCTGCCCGTTCCGGGGCTGATCGCCGCCGCGCCCATCTATCGTGGCGGCGGCTGGTTCATGCTGGGCCTGTTCACTTTTTCCACCCTGATTGCGGGCGCGGCCTGGTGCAGCCATCTTTGCTACTTTGGCGTGTGGGATGCCAGCGCCGCAAAGTCCTGCGCCGGAGGCCCGCACGGATTATCTGCGATAAAAAATTCCGGCTCTGCAAACACCGATTCCGGTAATGTTGCTCCGCCCGTTCCCCGCCGCGCTCCCAGGTGGTTGCCATATCTGCGGCTCGCCATGCTGGGCCTGACCCTTGCCGTTCCCCTGCTCTTGCGTTTTTCGGGTGCGCCGCTGGAGGCGGCTCTTGCCTGCGGCCTATTGCTTGGACTGCTGGCTGTACCGGCATCCCTGCTGGTCAGCCGCAAAGCCGGATATGCCGCCTACTGCCGGGGCCTCTGCCCCTTGGGGCTGCTGGCAAAGTGGATTGGGCGCATTACCCCCTGGCGCGTGCGCCGCACAGGCCCCTGCCGCCGCTGCATGGCCTGCGTACGGGTATGCCGTCAGGACGCCATGGGTGACCCCATGACGACATCAGGCCCCAATGCGGACTGCAATCTGTGCCGCGACTGCATAGCTGTATGCCCGCAAAAGGCGCTCTCCATAACCTGCTACGGCATGCACGGCACGCAAGCCTGGGCAGGCCCAACACTCATTGCCCTGCTTGCTGCCCTGCACGCGGCATTTCTTGCCATGGCCCGTATCTAG
- a CDS encoding HPP family protein, with the protein MMRVLRRLRAGTMAPPRADWNEIFWAWAGSCLSIISLALLEKLCSQEWNLPLLIGSFGASAVLAFGAPHSPLAQPRNLVGGHVLSALVGVSCQLLFSDNPVLASGLAVSTAIALMHATQTLHPPGGATALIAVIGGPGIHSLGYWYVLLPCAAGAICMLALAYAANNLAARKRYPLFWW; encoded by the coding sequence ATGATGCGTGTTTTGCGCCGCCTGCGGGCAGGCACAATGGCCCCGCCCAGGGCCGACTGGAATGAAATATTCTGGGCATGGGCAGGCAGTTGCCTGTCCATAATCAGCCTTGCGCTGCTTGAAAAGCTCTGCTCGCAAGAGTGGAATCTGCCCCTGCTCATCGGCTCGTTCGGCGCTTCCGCCGTGCTGGCCTTTGGCGCGCCCCACAGCCCGCTGGCCCAGCCCCGCAATCTTGTGGGCGGGCACGTGCTTTCCGCGCTTGTGGGCGTGAGCTGCCAGCTCCTGTTCAGCGATAATCCGGTGCTGGCCTCGGGCCTTGCTGTTTCCACGGCCATCGCCCTCATGCACGCAACGCAGACCCTGCATCCTCCGGGCGGCGCAACGGCTCTTATCGCCGTCATCGGCGGCCCCGGCATCCACAGTCTCGGCTACTGGTACGTACTCCTGCCCTGCGCAGCGGGGGCCATCTGCATGCTGGCCCTGGCCTATGCGGCCAACAATCTCGCCGCCCGCAAGAGGTATCCCCTTTTCTGGTGGTAA
- a CDS encoding AzlC family ABC transporter permease, which translates to MSGISSASPLAEGLRRALPIVLGYLPVGFAFGVLAVKNNIPPSLAVAMSVLMFSGSGQFVFAGMWGAGASALSIMAAVFIVNLRYLLQSAAESPWLAGLPRGQRFLLGLGLTDETFAVHVTAFQNGWQRSLTTLFVCNQTAQLGWVSGAAIGAFCGELVSDVKPLGLDYALTAMFLALLVPQCVSRLHVLVALFTTTLSISLKAAGMTQWNIAVATVLGASLGTWLLVRKARHEGAPLDLADRQSKDADSRDISNMATPRTEEAES; encoded by the coding sequence ATGTCCGGCATATCTTCCGCTTCCCCCCTGGCGGAGGGCCTGCGGCGCGCACTGCCCATTGTGCTGGGCTACCTGCCCGTAGGCTTCGCTTTTGGGGTTCTTGCAGTCAAGAACAACATCCCGCCCTCTCTGGCTGTCGCCATGTCCGTGCTCATGTTTTCCGGCTCCGGCCAGTTCGTGTTCGCGGGCATGTGGGGCGCTGGCGCAAGCGCGCTCTCCATCATGGCGGCAGTGTTTATTGTAAACCTGCGCTATCTGCTGCAATCCGCCGCAGAATCTCCCTGGCTGGCTGGCCTGCCGCGCGGGCAACGCTTTCTGCTGGGCCTCGGCCTTACGGACGAAACCTTTGCCGTCCATGTTACGGCTTTTCAGAACGGTTGGCAGCGCAGCCTCACCACGCTCTTTGTCTGCAACCAGACCGCGCAGCTGGGCTGGGTTTCCGGTGCGGCCATCGGCGCGTTCTGCGGCGAGCTTGTGAGCGATGTCAAGCCGCTGGGCCTTGATTATGCCCTCACCGCCATGTTTCTGGCCCTGTTGGTGCCGCAGTGCGTCAGCCGCCTGCATGTGCTGGTGGCGCTCTTTACCACCACGCTTTCCATCAGCCTCAAGGCAGCGGGCATGACCCAGTGGAACATTGCCGTTGCCACGGTGCTTGGCGCAAGCCTTGGCACATGGCTCTTGGTGCGCAAGGCGCGGCACGAGGGCGCACCCCTTGACCTTGCCGACCGGCAAAGCAAGGATGCAGACAGCCGCGATATCAGCAACATGGCGACACCGCGCACAGAGGAGGCCGAATCATGA
- a CDS encoding AzlD domain-containing protein, translating to MNESGWFSTHAALLLCLLGSVLVTVLPKILPVTFLKGDSLPPLLRHWLSFVPVAVMAALVGPDVFFYEGHFNAGPSNLFLMVALPSLLVAWWSKNYFLTIAFGIGLVILARWTGLY from the coding sequence ATGAACGAAAGCGGATGGTTCAGCACCCATGCGGCCCTGCTGCTCTGCCTGCTTGGCAGTGTTCTGGTTACTGTTCTGCCCAAGATCCTGCCTGTCACTTTTTTGAAGGGCGACAGCCTGCCTCCGCTGCTGCGGCACTGGCTGTCCTTTGTGCCCGTCGCCGTCATGGCGGCTCTGGTGGGGCCGGACGTGTTTTTTTACGAAGGTCATTTTAACGCTGGCCCCTCCAACCTGTTCCTGATGGTGGCCCTGCCCTCTCTGCTGGTTGCGTGGTGGTCAAAGAACTACTTTCTCACCATCGCTTTCGGCATTGGCCTTGTCATTCTGGCCCGCTGGACCGGGTTGTACTGA
- a CDS encoding DUF4911 domain-containing protein: MPRARGSASGPPSLRERRKPAPALPPPTRSASLLVRIAPEHTGLFRFLLEAYEHIAYFTVLENKTALLRVIYSPHREREAREALGQMAQSLPFTVEEWPKQA, encoded by the coding sequence ATGCCGCGCGCACGAGGGTCCGCTTCCGGGCCGCCTTCCCTGCGCGAAAGGCGCAAACCGGCTCCAGCACTGCCGCCGCCAACACGCAGCGCCAGCCTTTTGGTGCGCATTGCGCCGGAGCATACGGGGCTGTTCCGCTTTTTGCTCGAAGCTTATGAGCACATTGCCTATTTTACCGTGCTTGAAAACAAGACCGCCCTGCTGCGGGTTATTTATTCCCCCCACAGGGAGCGAGAGGCGCGCGAGGCTCTGGGCCAGATGGCCCAAAGCCTGCCCTTCACCGTGGAGGAATGGCCCAAGCAGGCATAA
- the pyrH gene encoding UMP kinase translates to MPTLKYKRVLLKLSGEALAGENKTGIDPETVATICREIGTVLEMGVEMALVIGGGNIFRGLSGSAKGMERSSADYMGMLATVLNALAVQDMLEKLGYPTRVLSAITMQEVCEPFIRRRALRHMEKGRVVICAAGTGNPYFTTDTTAALRGMELKCDAIIKATKVDGIYDKDPNKYSDAVKYDSITYDETLARHLGVMDATAFALVRDNNVPIIVCRMFGGDICRAVTGESVGTIVQN, encoded by the coding sequence ATGCCCACACTGAAATACAAGCGCGTGCTGCTCAAGCTGAGCGGCGAGGCCCTGGCCGGAGAGAACAAGACCGGCATTGACCCGGAAACCGTAGCCACCATCTGCCGTGAAATCGGCACCGTGCTCGAAATGGGCGTGGAAATGGCCCTTGTAATTGGCGGGGGCAATATTTTTCGCGGGCTTTCCGGCTCGGCCAAGGGCATGGAACGTTCGTCCGCCGACTACATGGGCATGCTGGCCACAGTGCTCAACGCGCTGGCCGTGCAGGATATGCTGGAAAAGCTGGGTTACCCCACGCGCGTGCTTTCGGCCATCACCATGCAGGAAGTGTGTGAACCCTTCATCCGCCGCCGCGCCCTGCGCCACATGGAAAAGGGCCGCGTGGTCATCTGCGCCGCAGGCACCGGCAACCCCTACTTCACCACAGACACCACCGCCGCCCTGCGCGGCATGGAACTGAAGTGCGACGCCATCATCAAGGCCACCAAGGTTGACGGCATCTACGACAAAGACCCCAACAAATATTCCGATGCCGTCAAGTACGACAGCATCACCTATGACGAAACACTGGCGCGCCATCTGGGCGTCATGGACGCCACGGCCTTTGCCCTTGTGCGCGACAACAACGTGCCCATCATCGTGTGCCGCATGTTTGGCGGCGACATCTGCCGCGCCGTCACCGGCGAGTCCGTAGGCACCATCGTTCAGAACTGA
- the frr gene encoding ribosome recycling factor, giving the protein MDIDSILLDAEDRMEKALAAQERDFSKLRTGRASTALVDGIKGDYYGTPTPISQMASVAVPDSRTVTIQPWDKGGISVIEKAILKSDLGLTPINDGKVIRIMIPPLTEDRRKDLVKVARKYTEDAKVAVRNVRRDANDSLKKLEKDKAISEDEQKKASEDVQKLTDKFVADADKKCAAKEKEIMEI; this is encoded by the coding sequence ATGGATATAGACAGCATCCTTCTGGACGCCGAAGACCGTATGGAAAAGGCCCTTGCCGCGCAGGAACGCGATTTTTCCAAGCTGCGCACGGGCCGCGCCTCCACCGCCCTGGTGGACGGCATCAAGGGCGACTATTACGGCACCCCCACGCCCATCAGCCAGATGGCCTCCGTTGCCGTGCCCGACAGCCGCACCGTGACCATCCAGCCATGGGACAAGGGCGGCATTTCTGTGATTGAAAAGGCCATTCTGAAGTCTGACCTGGGCCTTACGCCCATCAATGACGGCAAGGTCATCCGCATCATGATTCCGCCGTTGACTGAAGACCGCCGCAAGGATCTGGTCAAGGTGGCCCGCAAATACACCGAAGACGCCAAGGTGGCGGTGCGCAACGTGCGCCGCGACGCCAACGACAGTCTGAAAAAGCTGGAAAAAGACAAGGCCATCAGCGAAGACGAACAGAAGAAGGCTTCTGAAGACGTGCAAAAGCTGACGGACAAGTTTGTGGCTGATGCCGACAAAAAGTGCGCGGCCAAAGAAAAGGAAATCATGGAAATCTAG
- a CDS encoding isoprenyl transferase, whose product MTDHPDKLPTHLAIIMDGNGRWAQARGLPREAGHRAGAETVRNIVTECRSLGIRHLTLYTFSSENWNRPKTEISALFSLLMEFLSREVPRMVEQGISMRVLGDLESMPLAQRTALRHAIKRTEGGKDMILNLALNYGGRGEIVRAVQTMLREGLRPEDVTEQAVADHLYTAGQPDPDLLIRTSGEQRLSNYLLYQCAYSELYFTPVPWPDFDAAQLRMALDAYAARSRRFGKTQEQIDAH is encoded by the coding sequence ATGACGGATCATCCAGACAAACTGCCCACACACCTCGCCATCATCATGGACGGCAATGGCCGCTGGGCTCAGGCGCGCGGGTTGCCCCGCGAAGCAGGTCACCGCGCTGGCGCGGAAACCGTGCGCAACATAGTGACCGAATGCCGGTCACTGGGAATACGCCACCTCACGCTCTACACCTTTTCCAGCGAAAACTGGAACCGCCCCAAGACAGAAATCAGCGCCCTTTTCAGCCTGCTGATGGAATTTTTGAGCCGCGAGGTGCCGCGCATGGTCGAACAGGGTATTTCCATGCGTGTTCTGGGCGATCTTGAATCCATGCCCCTTGCCCAGCGCACGGCTCTGCGCCATGCCATCAAACGCACCGAGGGCGGTAAGGACATGATCTTGAACCTCGCCCTCAACTATGGCGGCAGGGGCGAAATCGTGCGCGCCGTGCAGACCATGCTGCGCGAGGGCCTGCGCCCTGAAGACGTGACTGAACAGGCCGTTGCCGACCATCTTTACACTGCCGGGCAACCGGACCCTGACCTGCTTATCCGCACTAGCGGCGAACAAAGGCTGAGCAATTATCTGCTCTACCAATGCGCCTACAGCGAGCTGTATTTCACGCCCGTGCCATGGCCGGACTTCGACGCTGCGCAGCTCCGCATGGCACTTGACGCCTATGCCGCCCGTTCGCGCCGCTTCGGCAAAACACAGGAGCAAATTGATGCCCATTGA
- a CDS encoding phosphatidate cytidylyltransferase, whose translation MPIDPSTQSIDIRRIFTGLALAAVLLLALWFRGLPLLFVILLVCALGLWEFYSLFWGSSRVPSRICAIVLGWCMICLTWLHRPQDALVCLGAGFVLASMSFLFRWDVVEDDNAFASSGIFMAGLAYVPLLLLPATYLSTTKLIFVIAAVAISDTTAYFVGTRFGHHKLWPRVSPKKSSEGAVGSLVGCVIFCAIYGEIYGKTGWFSFALLGIAVNAFAQLGDLFESALKRSVNIKDSGNLLPGHGGILDRADSLLFAMPMVAVVDQWFFFF comes from the coding sequence ATGCCCATTGATCCTTCAACGCAATCCATCGATATCCGCCGTATTTTCACAGGCCTTGCCCTTGCCGCGGTCCTGCTGCTGGCACTCTGGTTCAGGGGCCTGCCCTTGCTGTTCGTTATTTTGCTGGTATGCGCCCTCGGCCTGTGGGAATTCTACTCCCTGTTCTGGGGTTCCAGCCGTGTGCCCAGCCGCATTTGCGCCATCGTGCTTGGCTGGTGCATGATCTGCCTCACGTGGCTGCACAGGCCGCAAGATGCTCTGGTCTGCCTTGGCGCTGGCTTTGTGCTGGCCTCCATGAGTTTTCTTTTTCGGTGGGATGTTGTTGAAGACGACAATGCCTTTGCCTCCAGCGGCATCTTCATGGCGGGGCTGGCCTATGTGCCACTGCTGCTGCTTCCGGCGACCTACCTCTCCACAACCAAGCTCATCTTTGTTATTGCAGCGGTGGCTATTTCAGACACCACCGCCTACTTTGTGGGGACCCGATTCGGCCACCACAAGCTGTGGCCCCGCGTCAGCCCCAAGAAAAGCTCGGAGGGCGCGGTGGGCAGCCTTGTTGGCTGCGTGATCTTTTGCGCCATTTACGGCGAAATTTACGGCAAAACCGGCTGGTTCTCCTTTGCTCTGCTGGGCATTGCGGTCAATGCCTTCGCCCAGTTGGGCGACCTCTTTGAATCCGCCCTCAAACGCTCGGTGAACATCAAGGATTCCGGCAACCTGCTGCCAGGGCACGGCGGCATCCTCGACAGGGCCGACAGCCTGCTGTTTGCCATGCCCATGGTGGCCGTTGTTGACCAGTGGTTTTTCTTCTTTTAA
- the dxr gene encoding 1-deoxy-D-xylulose-5-phosphate reductoisomerase, with protein MAQLWPGLGGPSINYISDAPGESWQQTWPRSLVLLGSTGSIGRSTLEVAAAHPQAFRMVGFACARNVQRLAEQALTWRPPHLAVLDEESAAKLRALLPANYRPRILVGSEGYAELASLPEASTVLSAQVGAAGLAGTLAAALAGKVICLANKESLVLAGDLVRRVCARTGAVVLPVDSEHNAIFQCLAGRGQEVERLILTASGGPFRGWTLEALSAVTPEQALKHPNWSMGAKITIDSATLMNKGLEVIEAFHLYGVPVERIKVLVHPQSVVHSLVEFHDGSQLAQLGTPDMRMAIAACLLWPRCVPVNVPPLDLTAKPLTFHEPDESAFPCLGLARQVLENRGGRCVVLNAANEAAVDLFLTGRCAFMDIPRLIAAALEAHGASNPGHQPLCAPLEGAASATDSEAALTMEAHTLAERMQRLDCQSRELVYGLARDGGSLC; from the coding sequence ATGGCGCAACTCTGGCCCGGCCTGGGCGGCCCTTCCATCAATTACATTTCTGACGCCCCCGGTGAAAGCTGGCAGCAAACATGGCCGCGCAGTCTGGTGCTGCTGGGTTCCACAGGCTCCATAGGCCGCAGTACGCTGGAAGTAGCCGCGGCGCATCCGCAGGCCTTCCGCATGGTGGGTTTTGCCTGCGCCCGCAACGTGCAACGCCTTGCGGAACAGGCCCTCACATGGAGGCCGCCGCATCTGGCTGTGCTGGACGAGGAATCCGCAGCCAAACTGCGCGCGCTTCTGCCTGCGAACTACCGCCCCCGCATTCTTGTGGGGAGCGAGGGGTACGCGGAACTGGCCTCCCTGCCCGAGGCTTCCACCGTGCTTTCCGCACAGGTGGGCGCTGCGGGCCTTGCCGGAACGCTGGCGGCGGCTCTGGCAGGCAAGGTCATCTGCCTTGCCAACAAGGAATCACTGGTGCTGGCTGGCGACCTTGTGCGCCGCGTGTGCGCCCGCACAGGGGCCGTTGTGCTGCCTGTGGATTCTGAGCACAACGCCATTTTTCAGTGCCTTGCCGGGCGCGGGCAGGAAGTGGAACGGCTCATTCTCACAGCCTCCGGCGGGCCGTTTCGCGGCTGGACACTCGAGGCCCTGAGCGCCGTCACGCCCGAACAGGCGCTCAAGCATCCCAACTGGAGCATGGGGGCCAAGATCACCATTGATTCGGCCACGCTCATGAACAAGGGGCTGGAGGTCATTGAGGCTTTTCACCTCTACGGCGTGCCTGTCGAGCGCATCAAGGTGCTGGTGCATCCTCAGTCCGTGGTGCATTCGCTTGTGGAATTTCACGATGGCAGCCAGCTTGCCCAACTCGGCACGCCGGACATGCGCATGGCCATTGCGGCCTGCCTGCTCTGGCCGCGCTGTGTGCCGGTCAACGTACCGCCGCTTGACCTTACGGCGAAGCCGCTTACTTTTCATGAACCGGACGAAAGTGCTTTCCCCTGTCTCGGGCTGGCCAGACAGGTGCTGGAAAACCGTGGCGGACGTTGCGTAGTGCTCAACGCCGCCAACGAGGCCGCAGTGGATCTTTTTCTTACAGGCCGCTGCGCGTTTATGGACATCCCCCGGCTGATAGCCGCCGCACTGGAGGCGCACGGCGCTTCCAACCCTGGCCATCAGCCTTTATGCGCGCCTCTTGAAGGTGCCGCTTCTGCAACTGACAGCGAAGCCGCACTGACAATGGAGGCGCATACACTGGCGGAGCGCATGCAGCGTCTTGACTGCCAGAGCCGCGAGCTGGTCTACGGGCTGGCCCGTGACGGAGGTTCCTTGTGCTGA
- the rseP gene encoding RIP metalloprotease RseP: MLTTIIAVVVVLGGLIFFHELGHFAVARGLGMGVSTFSLGFGPKILKYRKGKTEYALSLVPLGGYVALVGESDPKDIPEGFTEKESFALRPAWQRLLVVAAGPAANIILAWLLCWTLALGWGTPVLLPQVGGVVQNGPADKAGIQPGDTIVSINGAAVANWQAMADAITQSNGKTLAVTLSRPDTAPQADDQTRADEAAQPEQGMIISVELTPERSIRKTIFGEEESAWLIGIRNSGAVRLVQHGFADAAIAGAGQTADMVSLTWQSFVKLAERVVPLDQVGGPIMIMQMVGKQAHEGLAGLLALAALISINLGILNLLPIPVLDGGQIVFCLWEIIFRRPLNARLQDYAMRAGIALLVALMLLATYNDLWRILKNTGWFGSGS, from the coding sequence GTGCTGACAACAATTATTGCAGTAGTGGTCGTTCTTGGCGGCCTGATCTTTTTCCACGAGCTGGGGCACTTTGCCGTGGCGCGTGGTCTTGGCATGGGCGTTTCCACGTTCTCGCTGGGCTTTGGCCCCAAGATTCTCAAATACCGCAAGGGCAAGACGGAATACGCCCTGTCGCTGGTGCCGCTTGGCGGCTATGTGGCCCTGGTGGGCGAAAGTGACCCCAAGGACATTCCCGAAGGCTTTACCGAAAAAGAAAGCTTTGCCCTGCGCCCCGCATGGCAGCGTCTGCTTGTGGTTGCCGCCGGCCCTGCCGCCAATATCATTCTGGCGTGGCTGCTCTGCTGGACCCTGGCCCTTGGCTGGGGCACCCCCGTGCTGCTGCCGCAGGTTGGCGGCGTTGTGCAGAACGGCCCTGCGGACAAGGCGGGCATTCAGCCCGGCGATACCATCGTGAGCATCAACGGCGCTGCCGTTGCCAACTGGCAGGCCATGGCCGACGCCATCACGCAGAGCAACGGCAAAACGCTTGCCGTCACGCTTTCGCGCCCGGACACGGCCCCCCAGGCTGACGATCAAACCCGCGCCGATGAAGCCGCGCAGCCCGAGCAGGGCATGATCATCAGCGTGGAACTCACGCCTGAACGTTCTATCCGCAAAACCATCTTTGGCGAAGAAGAAAGCGCATGGCTTATCGGCATCCGCAATTCCGGCGCAGTGCGGCTTGTGCAGCACGGCTTTGCCGACGCGGCCATTGCCGGAGCGGGCCAGACCGCAGACATGGTTTCGCTCACGTGGCAGAGCTTTGTAAAACTGGCCGAGCGTGTGGTGCCTCTGGATCAGGTGGGCGGACCCATCATGATCATGCAGATGGTGGGCAAGCAGGCCCACGAAGGTCTTGCCGGGCTGCTGGCGCTGGCGGCGCTCATCAGCATCAACCTTGGCATCCTGAACCTGCTGCCCATCCCCGTGCTGGATGGCGGGCAGATTGTTTTTTGCCTGTGGGAAATAATTTTCCGCCGTCCGCTCAACGCCCGGTTGCAGGATTACGCCATGCGCGCGGGCATTGCACTGCTGGTGGCTCTCATGCTGCTTGCCACCTATAACGACCTGTGGCGCATCCTCAAGAATACCGGCTGGTTCGGGAGCGGCTCATAA
- the tsaB gene encoding tRNA (adenosine(37)-N6)-threonylcarbamoyltransferase complex dimerization subunit type 1 TsaB, with product MQNGTGLELVLNAAEGALQIIVTEDERLICVQEWHKADRATEILAPALAEICSSLGIKPADFRRIACVRGPGSFTGIRLVLTTAAALRRVGQARLAGLDYMQALATSAVLQHNLFYGTPVWVLTHARRNLVHCQPFMSYGPQIPAQSTQAVDLCAPQEALRRIEAAQEAPLPDGTDKHRRTHICGSGLARNADVFAALEGMRMVPVGEETDSPFAMPRLVCPNTDSLCLLARHGDYFDADVEPLYVRPCDAVENLPQLAPRMGMTGEHAVAALDTMLERSPKSEI from the coding sequence ATGCAGAACGGCACCGGGCTTGAGCTTGTCCTCAATGCCGCAGAGGGCGCGCTCCAGATCATTGTCACCGAAGACGAGCGGCTGATCTGCGTGCAGGAATGGCACAAGGCCGACAGAGCTACGGAAATTCTGGCTCCGGCCCTGGCAGAGATTTGCAGCAGCCTTGGCATCAAGCCCGCCGACTTTCGGCGCATTGCATGCGTGCGCGGGCCGGGTTCCTTTACCGGCATACGGCTGGTGCTGACCACCGCCGCAGCCTTGCGCCGCGTGGGGCAGGCCCGTCTGGCGGGCCTGGACTACATGCAGGCTCTGGCCACCAGCGCCGTGCTCCAGCACAACCTGTTTTACGGCACCCCAGTATGGGTGCTCACACACGCCCGCCGCAATCTTGTGCACTGCCAGCCCTTCATGTCGTATGGGCCGCAGATTCCGGCCCAGTCCACGCAGGCTGTTGACCTCTGCGCGCCGCAGGAGGCCCTGCGCCGTATCGAGGCCGCACAGGAAGCGCCCCTGCCGGATGGCACAGACAAGCACCGCCGTACGCACATCTGCGGCAGCGGCCTTGCCCGCAATGCAGATGTATTTGCGGCTCTGGAAGGCATGCGCATGGTTCCCGTAGGAGAGGAAACGGACTCTCCATTCGCCATGCCCCGGCTGGTCTGCCCGAATACGGACTCGCTGTGCCTGCTGGCCCGCCACGGCGATTATTTTGATGCAGATGTGGAGCCGCTCTATGTGCGACCCTGCGATGCCGTTGAAAATCTCCCCCAACTGGCCCCGCGCATGGGCATGACCGGCGAACACGCTGTCGCCGCGCTGGACACCATGCTGGAGCGCTCCCCCAAAAGCGAAATCTGA